One stretch of Arachis duranensis cultivar V14167 chromosome 1, aradu.V14167.gnm2.J7QH, whole genome shotgun sequence DNA includes these proteins:
- the LOC107482710 gene encoding LOW QUALITY PROTEIN: probable hexokinase-like 2 protein (The sequence of the model RefSeq protein was modified relative to this genomic sequence to represent the inferred CDS: deleted 2 bases in 1 codon): MRNAVVVAAAVGTAVAVVAAGALIKRWKLMKEQRLKHARNIIRRFARECGTPVSKLWQVADDLVSHMKASLASPSSDESSSLSTLNMIISNVTSLPNGDEEGFFYGVNLHGTNLLFLCARLGGKNKPISDLQREEVSIPPHVLAGSSMEITDFVVTEIANFVSSHPVIDEDDNSKRKMNLGFTLSFPVDDALPFTGTTFQRKNSNDPVRKGLMKDLNKALKNLGTKMHVFALVDETIGGLAGGRYYNRDSVAAITLAMRTNAAYTEPSEDPNSPELVISMEWGNFRSPHLPLTSFDTRLDSESSNPGSGVFEKLISGMYLGEIVRLVLLKLAHETALFGSKVPPKLMIPYGLSSPDMAAMHQDTSEDREVVGEKLNEIFGINNSSLVARELVAEVCDIVTERGARLAGAGIXXXXXXXXXXXXXXXXXXXXXXXXXEGGLYEHYRIFRNYLHSSVWQMLGKDFSDNVIVEHSHGGTGTGALFLAAAQTHKPPSSDS; this comes from the exons ATGAGGAATGCGGTGGTGGTAGCGGCAGCCGTGGGGACCGCGGTGGCAGTGGTGGCGGCAGGGGCATTAATTAAAAGATGGAAGCTTATGAAAGAGCAAAGATTGAAGCATGCAAGGAACATAATTCGGAGGTTCGCAAGGGAATGTGGCACCCCAGTGTCAAAGCTATGGCAAGTTGCTGATGATTTGGTCTCTCACATGAAAGCTTCTCTTGCTTCTCCTTCTTCAGATGAATCCTCATCATTGTCCACACTTAATATGATCATTTCTAATGTTACGTCCCTTCCTAATGG AGATGAAGAAGGATTCTTTTATGGGGTGAATTTGCATGGGACAaacttgttgttcttgtgtgcgCGCCTTGGTGGAAAGAACAAACCTATATCTGATCTTCAAAGGGAAGAGGTTTCCATCCCTCCACATGTCTTGGCTGGTTCTTCCATG GAAATAACTGACTTTGTGGTTACGGAGATAGCAAACTTTGTGTCATCTCACCCTGTGATTGATGAGGATGATAACTcaaaaaggaaaatgaattTGGGCTTCACTTTATCTTTTCCAGTTGATGATGCTCTTCCTTTCACCGGTACTACATTTCAAAGAAAAAACTCCAATGACCCG GTTCGCAAAGGATTGATGAAAGATCTTAATAAAGCGCTAAAGAATCTTGGGACCAAAATGCATGTTTTTGCACTG GTTGATGAAACAATTGGAGGTTTGGCCGGAGGTCGATATTACAACAGGGACAGCGTGGCTGCAATTACTCTAGCTATGAGAACCAATGCTGCTTATACAGAACCATCTGAGGATCCTAATTCTCCTGAGCTG GTAATTAGCATGGAGTGGGGAAACTTCAGATCCCCTCATCTTCCATTGACATCATTCGACACTAGATTAGATTCAGAAAGCTCAAATCCTGGTAGCGGG GTCTTTGAGAAGCTGATTTCAGGAATGTATCTGGGAGAAATTGTGAGACTGGTCTTGTTGAAGCTGGCTCACGAAACAGCTCTATTCGGTAGTAAGGTGCCTCCAAAATTGATGATTCCCTATGGACTAAG TTCTCCTGATATGGCTGCTATGCATCAAGACACATCAGAAGATCGTGAAGTAGTGGGTGAGAAGCTCAATGAAATTTTTGGG ATAAATAACAGCAGCCTTGTAGCACGTGAACTGGTTGCTGAGGTATGTGATATAGTGACAGAACGAGGTGCCCGCCTAGCCGGAGCAGGAATCGNNNNNNNNNNNNNNNNN NNNNNNNNNNNNNNNNNNNNNNNNNNNNNNNNNNNNNNNNNNNNNNNNNNNNNNNNNGAAGGAGGTCTTTATGAACACTACCGAATCTTCAGGAACTACCTTCATAGCAGTGTGTGGCAAATGTTGGGCAAGGATTTCTCAGATAATGTAATTGTGGAACACTCACATGGCGGCACTGGAACTGGAGCTTTAT